CAACTGGATCAGGCGGTCGGCCAGGGTGGATTTGCCGTGGTCGATATGGGCCACGATCGAGAAATTGCGGATGAGGTCAAGGTCGGTCATGGCCGGGCTATACAGGGGCTTTGGCGTTGCGGAAAGGGGGTTTCAGAGCGTCGCGAAGCCGGTCTCGCGCAGCTGTCGCCGGCGCAGCGCCGCCTCGCGCCACATCATGTAGCAGCCCGAGGCGACGATGATCGCGGCGCCGGTCAGGGTCAGCGCATCGGGACGCTCGCCAAAGACCAGCAAGGCGAGGATCAGGGCGAAGACCAGCCGGGCATAGCGATAGGGCGCGAGCGCCGAGGCCTCGCCCAGCCGGGTGGCGGCGACCAGCAGCGCATAGCCGCCGACGCCGACGGTCATGCAGGCCAGGAACAGCAGCCCTTGCCGCGGGCCGGGCATGACGAAGTCCTGCCCCAGCGCCAGCCCCATCAGCACCGAGGCGATCAGGATGGCGAAGAAGGCCGAGGCGGCCAGCTGGTCGGAATGGATATGTGCCGGCACGCGGCGGGTGGCGATGTCGCGCGCCGCCAGCCCCAGCACCGCCAGCAGCGCCATCAGCGACACCGGCTGGAACCCCGCCAGCCCCGGCCGGATCACCAAGAGCACGCCGAGAAAGCCCGCGATGATCGCGCTCCAGCGCCGCCAGCCGACCGGCTCGCCCAGAAACAGCGCCGCGCCCAGCACGATGGCCAGGGGCAGCGCCTGCATGATCGCCGAGGTCGAGGAAAGTTCCGTCAGCGCCAGCGCCACCACGATGCCGATCGAGCCCACCGCCTCCATCAACCCGCGGAACAGCACGATGGGGCGGATCAGGTCGCGGGTGAACAGCCGCCCGCCCTTGAGCTTCAGCATGGCGGCGAAGACCAGGAAGCCCAGAAGCCCGATCAGGCCCAGCACCTGCGCAAAGGGCAGCTGGGCCGAGAGCAGCTTGATGAACATATCCTCGAAGGCGAACAGCACCATCGAGACGACCATCAGGATCGCGCCGCGGAAATTTTCGGTGACCATCAGCCGCAGCCTTCGTGCTAGGGGGGAATTGCGCCGGTGGCGCCTTGCCGCGATCATAGGCAGATCGGCGGGCAAGCGAAAGGATGGGCGAAAGGATGGGCGAATGAAATTCCGCGTCGAGGACATGAGCTGCGGCCATTGCACCGCCGCCATCGAAAAGGCCGTGGCCGAGGCCGGCGGCAGGGCGGTGACCGACCTCGCTGCCCGCAGCGTCAGCGTCGAGGGGCTGGAAGCCGGGCGCGCCGCGCAGGTGATTCGCGACGCCGGCTATACGCCGCAGCCGGCTTGAGCGGGCGGCCAGGGCGGGCGGTGGGCCTGGTGCATATCTTGCGTCTCTCGCCTCGCGCTGCCGCGATCCGTGGTCACGGCCGCGCGATTGAGCCGAGAGCGGGCTTCTGCTAGAGTCCTGCGGATAAGATCTGCGGCCTCAAAGGGGCATGAACCCCATCGCCGTGGCAGGAGCCGAGGAGACAGAGATGATGAACCGCCTGATGATCGCCGCCGCCGCGGTGGTCCTGACCGCGCCGCTTGCCGTCGCCGGTCCCATCGATTCCGCCTGCATGCGTTCGGATCGCGGCGCCAGCAACCGCCGGACCTGCGGCTGCATCCAGCAGGTCGCCGACCAGACGTTGTCGCGCGCCGACCAGCGCCGCGCCGCGCGCTTCTTCCGCGACGCGGACGAGGCGCAGAAGGTGCGCATGTCGAAAAGCGATTCCGACAACGCCTTCTGGGCGCGCTACAAGAATTTCGCGTCGGCGGCCGAGGCCTATTGCGCGCGCTGAGGATGATCCGATGCGCATCGCGGTGCTGACCGGGGCCGGGATCTCGGCCGAAAGCGGGATCAGGACGTTCCGCGCCACCGACGGGCTGTGGGAAGAGCACCGCATCGAGGACGTGGCGACGCCCGAGGGCTTTCGCCGCGACCCGGGGCTGGTGCATCGCTTCTACAACACCCGCCGGGCCGATGCCGCCCGCGCCCAGC
This portion of the Paracoccus sp. N5 genome encodes:
- a CDS encoding DMT family transporter, with the protein product MVTENFRGAILMVVSMVLFAFEDMFIKLLSAQLPFAQVLGLIGLLGFLVFAAMLKLKGGRLFTRDLIRPIVLFRGLMEAVGSIGIVVALALTELSSTSAIMQALPLAIVLGAALFLGEPVGWRRWSAIIAGFLGVLLVIRPGLAGFQPVSLMALLAVLGLAARDIATRRVPAHIHSDQLAASAFFAILIASVLMGLALGQDFVMPGPRQGLLFLACMTVGVGGYALLVAATRLGEASALAPYRYARLVFALILALLVFGERPDALTLTGAAIIVASGCYMMWREAALRRRQLRETGFATL
- a CDS encoding heavy-metal-associated domain-containing protein; the encoded protein is MKFRVEDMSCGHCTAAIEKAVAEAGGRAVTDLAARSVSVEGLEAGRAAQVIRDAGYTPQPA